The proteins below come from a single Serratia ficaria genomic window:
- the aceB gene encoding malate synthase A: protein MTQQTVGTELTFTQGFTAAERQVLTDDAVEFLAELVGKFTPRRNELLAARASAQHKIDQGALPDFISETASIRDSEWKIRGIPQDLRDRRVEITGPVERKMVINALNANVKVFMADFEDSLAPSWDKVIEGQINLHDAVNGTISYTNEAGKIYQLKPNPAVLIARVRGLHLPEKHVLWRGEAIPGGLFDFALYFFHNYRQLLANGSGPYFYLPKTQSWQEAAWWGDVFSFTEDRFDLPRGTIKATVLIETLPAVFQMDEILYHLRDHIVGLNCGRWDYIFSYIKTLKNHGDRVLPDRQSVTMEKSFLSAYSRLLIRTCHKRGAFAMGGMAAFIPSKDAEKNAWVLNKVRADKELEANNGHDGTWVAHPGLADTVMEVFSGVLGNRQNQLEVLRESDAPISAAQLLEPCEGERSEAGMRANIRVAVQYIEAWISGNGCVPIYGLMEDAATAEISRTSIWQWIHHEKSLSDGRPVTKALFRQMLQEEMLVVREEVGEARFNAGRFEEAARLMERITTQDELIDFLTLPGYELLA, encoded by the coding sequence ATGACGCAACAGACAGTAGGCACGGAGTTAACGTTTACGCAGGGTTTCACCGCTGCAGAGCGGCAGGTGTTAACGGATGACGCGGTCGAATTCCTGGCGGAGCTGGTAGGGAAGTTTACGCCACGCCGCAACGAACTCTTGGCGGCGCGCGCCAGCGCGCAGCACAAGATCGACCAGGGTGCACTGCCTGATTTCATTTCGGAAACGGCTTCCATTCGTGATTCCGAGTGGAAGATCCGCGGCATACCGCAAGACCTGCGTGACCGCCGGGTGGAGATCACCGGGCCGGTAGAACGCAAGATGGTGATCAACGCCCTGAACGCCAATGTGAAGGTGTTTATGGCGGACTTCGAAGATTCTCTGGCGCCAAGCTGGGACAAAGTGATCGAGGGTCAAATCAACCTGCATGATGCGGTCAACGGCACTATCTCCTACACCAATGAAGCCGGCAAAATTTACCAGCTGAAGCCGAACCCGGCGGTGTTGATCGCCCGGGTGCGCGGCCTGCACCTGCCGGAAAAGCACGTGCTGTGGCGGGGCGAAGCCATCCCCGGCGGCCTGTTCGACTTCGCGCTGTACTTCTTCCACAACTACCGTCAATTGCTGGCCAACGGCAGCGGCCCTTACTTCTACCTGCCGAAGACCCAATCCTGGCAAGAGGCGGCCTGGTGGGGTGACGTGTTCAGCTTTACCGAAGATCGTTTCGATCTGCCGCGCGGCACCATCAAGGCCACGGTGCTGATCGAAACGCTGCCCGCGGTATTCCAGATGGACGAGATCCTTTATCACCTGCGCGATCATATCGTCGGGCTGAACTGCGGCCGCTGGGATTACATCTTCAGCTATATCAAGACGCTGAAAAACCACGGCGATCGGGTATTGCCGGATCGTCAGTCGGTGACCATGGAAAAATCTTTCCTCAGCGCCTATTCACGCCTGCTGATCAGGACCTGCCACAAACGCGGCGCCTTCGCCATGGGCGGCATGGCGGCGTTTATTCCGAGCAAAGACGCAGAGAAAAACGCCTGGGTGCTGAACAAGGTGCGGGCCGACAAAGAGCTGGAGGCTAATAACGGCCACGACGGCACCTGGGTGGCGCATCCGGGGCTGGCGGATACCGTGATGGAGGTGTTCAGCGGCGTGTTGGGCAACCGCCAGAACCAGCTGGAAGTGCTGCGCGAAAGCGACGCGCCGATCAGCGCCGCCCAGCTGCTGGAGCCCTGCGAAGGTGAACGCAGCGAAGCGGGCATGCGCGCCAATATCCGCGTGGCGGTGCAATACATCGAAGCCTGGATCTCCGGCAACGGCTGCGTGCCGATTTACGGCCTGATGGAGGATGCGGCGACGGCGGAAATTTCCCGCACCTCAATCTGGCAGTGGATCCACCACGAGAAAAGCCTGAGCGACGGCCGCCCGGTGACCAAGGCGCTGTTCCGCCAGATGCTGCAAGAAGAGATGTTGGTGGTGCGTGAAGAAGTGGGGGAAGCGCGCTTTAACGCCGGCCGGTTTGAAGAGGCGGCGCGCCTGATGGAGCGCATCACCACGCAAGACGAATTAATCGATTTCCTGACCTTACCCGGCTATGAACTGCTGGCCTGA
- the metA gene encoding homoserine O-acetyltransferase MetA: protein MPIRVPDELPAVSFLRNENVFVMTSSRAKTQEIRPLKVLILNLMPKKIETENQFLRLLSNSPLQIDIQLLRIDSRESKNTPAEHLNNFYCDFEDIQEENFDGLIVTGAPLGLVDFCDVAYWPQIERVIDWAKNHVTSTLFVCWAVQAALNILYGIPKMTREEKLSGVYQHQTLQQHALLTRGFDETFLAPHSRYADFPTEIIRRYTDLDILAESEQTGAYLFASKDKRLAFVTGHPEYDALTLAGEYCRDYAAGLNPGVPLNYFPDDNPELPPKASWRSHGHLLFSNWLNYYVYQITPFDLRRMNPTLE from the coding sequence ATGCCGATTCGTGTGCCTGATGAGTTACCTGCAGTCAGTTTCTTGCGCAATGAGAATGTCTTTGTCATGACATCCTCTCGGGCAAAAACACAGGAAATCAGGCCGTTGAAAGTGCTGATCCTCAACCTGATGCCAAAGAAGATCGAGACGGAAAATCAGTTTCTGCGTCTGCTCTCCAATTCTCCGCTGCAGATTGATATCCAGCTGCTGCGCATCGACAGCCGCGAGTCGAAGAACACGCCGGCCGAGCATCTGAACAACTTCTACTGCGATTTTGAAGACATTCAGGAGGAGAACTTCGACGGCCTGATCGTTACCGGCGCCCCTCTGGGGCTGGTCGATTTCTGCGACGTCGCCTATTGGCCGCAGATTGAACGCGTCATCGACTGGGCCAAAAACCACGTCACCTCCACGCTGTTCGTTTGTTGGGCGGTACAGGCGGCCCTGAACATCCTGTACGGCATTCCCAAGATGACGCGCGAAGAGAAGCTGTCCGGCGTTTATCAGCATCAGACGCTGCAGCAGCATGCGTTGCTGACGCGCGGTTTTGATGAAACCTTTCTGGCGCCGCATTCGCGCTATGCGGATTTCCCGACCGAAATTATCCGCCGCTATACCGACCTGGATATTCTGGCCGAGTCCGAGCAAACCGGCGCTTACCTGTTCGCCAGCAAGGACAAGCGCCTGGCGTTTGTAACCGGTCACCCGGAGTACGACGCACTGACCCTGGCGGGCGAGTATTGTCGCGATTACGCTGCCGGCCTTAACCCCGGTGTACCGCTCAACTACTTCCCCGACGACAACCCCGAACTCCCCCCGAAAGCTTCCTGGCGCAGCCATGGCCACCTGTTGTTTTCCAACTGGCTCAACTATTACGTCTACCAGATCACGCCATTCGATCTGCGCCGCATGAACCCCACTCTCGAGTAA
- a CDS encoding gamma carbonic anhydrase family protein — protein sequence MSDAVRSYLHYSPKLGQRVMIDPSSVVIGNVELADDVSVWPLVAIRGDVNAVKIGARSNIQDGSVLHVTHKSEHNPEGYPLLIGEDVTVGHKAMLHGCAIGNRVLVGMGSILLDGAVIEDDVMIGAGSLVAPGKRLVSGYLYMGSPARQVRPLTAAELEGLVYSSTNYVRWKDEYLSEDI from the coding sequence ATGTCCGATGCAGTACGCTCTTATCTTCATTACTCTCCCAAACTCGGTCAACGCGTCATGATCGATCCCTCCAGCGTGGTGATCGGCAACGTTGAGCTGGCCGATGACGTCAGCGTTTGGCCGCTGGTCGCCATTCGTGGCGACGTGAATGCGGTAAAGATCGGCGCGCGCAGCAATATCCAGGACGGTAGCGTGCTGCACGTGACCCACAAATCCGAACATAATCCCGAAGGCTACCCCTTGCTGATTGGAGAAGACGTGACCGTGGGCCACAAGGCCATGCTGCACGGCTGCGCCATCGGCAACCGGGTACTGGTAGGTATGGGATCGATCCTGCTGGACGGTGCGGTAATAGAAGACGATGTGATGATTGGCGCCGGTAGCCTGGTGGCGCCGGGTAAACGACTGGTCAGCGGCTATCTCTATATGGGCAGCCCGGCACGCCAGGTTCGCCCGTTAACCGCCGCCGAGCTGGAAGGGCTTGTCTACTCTTCAACTAACTATGTGCGCTGGAAAGACGAATACCTGTCGGAAGATATCTGA
- the aroE gene encoding shikimate dehydrogenase: MEKFAVFGNPIGHSKSPRIHALFAAQTGIDHPYGAVLAPLEGFETSLQAFIAAGGQGANVTVPFKEQAYAAATELSERASSAGAVNTLKRLPNGGLLGDNTDGIGLLTDLERQQLIRPKDRILLVGAGGAARGVILPLLSFGCELTIANRTFSRAQDLAQAFSHLGGISALPLDQLGQRSFDLVINATASGINGEVPALPNGVVNRHTRCYDMFYQRGPTPFLAWAQQQGATDYADGLGMLVGQAAHAFLLWHGVMPEIEPVLRQLRSELAA; the protein is encoded by the coding sequence ATGGAGAAGTTTGCGGTATTCGGCAACCCTATCGGCCACAGCAAGTCGCCGCGAATTCATGCGCTGTTCGCTGCGCAGACCGGGATTGATCATCCGTATGGTGCGGTGTTGGCGCCGTTGGAGGGGTTCGAAACCAGCCTGCAGGCGTTTATCGCTGCCGGCGGTCAGGGCGCGAACGTAACCGTGCCCTTTAAAGAACAGGCCTATGCAGCGGCAACGGAGCTGAGCGAACGCGCCTCGTCTGCCGGGGCGGTGAACACGCTTAAACGGTTGCCGAACGGGGGGCTGTTGGGGGATAACACCGACGGTATCGGCTTGCTGACCGATCTGGAACGTCAGCAGTTGATCCGGCCCAAGGATCGTATTTTGCTGGTGGGCGCCGGCGGCGCGGCGCGCGGCGTGATTTTGCCGCTGCTGTCCTTTGGCTGTGAGTTGACGATCGCCAACCGGACGTTCAGCCGGGCGCAAGATCTGGCGCAGGCGTTCAGCCATCTTGGCGGGATCTCGGCATTGCCGTTGGATCAGCTTGGGCAACGGTCCTTCGATCTGGTGATCAACGCCACGGCTTCCGGCATCAACGGCGAGGTCCCCGCGTTGCCGAACGGCGTGGTTAACCGCCATACCCGTTGCTACGACATGTTCTATCAACGGGGGCCAACGCCCTTCCTGGCCTGGGCGCAACAGCAGGGGGCAACCGACTATGCCGATGGTTTGGGGATGCTGGTGGGGCAGGCGGCCCATGCGTTTCTGCTTTGGCATGGCGTAATGCCGGAGATCGAACCGGTGCTGCGTCAGCTGCGCAGCGAACTGGCGGCATAA
- the tsaC gene encoding L-threonylcarbamoyladenylate synthase type 1 TsaC: protein MSSELTSALASIIDALNNQQVIAYPTEAVFGLGCDPDSEQAVNALLALKQRPWEKGLILIAADYAQLAPYIDDSALNERQRAAIFSSWPGPVTWVIPARPETPRLLTGRFSSLAVRVSDHPLVQQLCRQYGKPLVSTSANLSGQEPCRNADEVTQQFGAAFPVLAGSVGGRLNPSEIRDALTGEQIRQG, encoded by the coding sequence ATGAGCTCAGAACTTACCTCCGCCCTCGCGTCTATTATCGACGCTCTGAATAATCAACAGGTGATCGCTTATCCTACCGAGGCCGTATTCGGCCTGGGATGCGATCCCGACAGCGAGCAGGCGGTCAATGCGCTGCTGGCCTTGAAGCAACGGCCGTGGGAGAAGGGGTTGATCCTGATCGCCGCAGACTATGCGCAGCTAGCGCCTTATATAGATGACAGTGCGCTGAATGAACGGCAACGCGCCGCGATATTCTCCAGCTGGCCAGGCCCGGTGACCTGGGTGATCCCTGCACGGCCGGAAACGCCGCGGCTGCTGACCGGGCGTTTCAGCTCGCTGGCGGTGCGCGTCAGCGACCATCCGCTGGTGCAGCAGCTGTGCCGGCAGTACGGCAAGCCACTGGTGTCGACCAGCGCCAATCTCAGTGGGCAGGAACCTTGCCGCAACGCGGATGAAGTGACGCAGCAGTTTGGCGCCGCGTTCCCGGTATTGGCCGGCAGCGTTGGCGGCCGCCTTAACCCTTCAGAAATCAGAGATGCCCTGACCGGCGAACAGATCCGCCAGGGCTAG
- a CDS encoding DNA topoisomerase family protein, whose protein sequence is MTKTAIFAARQNEPCPECGAELVIRSGRHGPFLGCSRYPECQHIRPLKAQADGHIVKVLEGQQCPKCQATLALRQGRYGMFIGCSNYPECVHTEAIDKPDETTITCPQCGQGKLLQRKSRYGKVFHSCDRYPECQFALNFKPVAGECAYCHYPLLMEKRTAKGPTLCCASKLCGKPVATTE, encoded by the coding sequence ATGACAAAAACAGCGATTTTTGCCGCGAGGCAAAATGAACCCTGTCCAGAATGCGGGGCCGAGCTGGTGATCCGCAGCGGTCGCCACGGCCCCTTTCTTGGCTGTTCCCGTTATCCCGAATGCCAGCATATTCGGCCGCTTAAAGCGCAGGCCGATGGCCACATCGTCAAGGTGCTGGAGGGGCAGCAATGCCCGAAGTGTCAGGCGACGCTGGCGCTGCGCCAGGGGCGTTACGGCATGTTCATCGGCTGCAGCAATTACCCGGAATGCGTTCATACCGAAGCGATTGATAAACCGGATGAAACCACCATCACCTGTCCGCAATGCGGCCAGGGCAAGCTGTTGCAGCGCAAGTCGCGCTACGGCAAGGTATTTCATTCCTGCGATCGCTACCCGGAATGTCAGTTCGCCCTTAATTTCAAACCCGTCGCCGGCGAGTGCGCCTACTGCCACTATCCGCTGCTGATGGAGAAGCGTACGGCAAAAGGCCCGACCCTTTGCTGTGCCAGTAAACTGTGCGGAAAACCCGTCGCAACCACAGAATAA
- the smg gene encoding DUF494 family protein Smg — MFDVLMYLFETYIHNEPEMRVDQDQLTDDLAEAGFHRDDIYNALNWLEKLADLQEGENAPYFMDADPLAMRIYTEEEGMRLDAGCRGFLLFLEQIQVLNLETREMVIDRVMALDNTEFDLEDLKWVVLMVLFNIPGYESAYQQMEELLFEVNEGYLH; from the coding sequence ATGTTCGACGTACTCATGTACTTGTTTGAAACTTATATCCACAATGAACCAGAGATGCGCGTCGATCAGGATCAGCTGACCGATGATCTCGCTGAGGCGGGGTTTCATCGGGATGATATCTACAACGCGTTGAATTGGCTTGAAAAACTTGCTGACCTGCAGGAAGGCGAAAATGCGCCTTACTTTATGGATGCCGATCCGCTGGCGATGCGGATCTACACCGAAGAGGAAGGCATGCGTTTGGATGCCGGTTGCCGTGGTTTCCTCCTGTTCCTGGAACAGATTCAGGTATTGAACCTCGAAACCCGTGAAATGGTTATCGATCGTGTTATGGCTTTGGATAACACGGAATTCGATCTCGAAGATCTGAAATGGGTGGTGTTGATGGTGCTGTTTAATATCCCCGGATATGAAAGCGCTTATCAACAAATGGAAGAACTGTTGTTTGAAGTAAACGAAGGTTATCTGCACTGA
- the dprA gene encoding DNA-protecting protein DprA: protein MRPEEISLRMRGVAGLGAALASRMIRQLAAAGGQPRRLLRELGLNDRQRAQFLQADPQYLAATLRWLEQTGCRMLSYGEAGYPERLSHIDDAPLWLLVQGNPQALLQPQIAMVGSRRFSHYGERWARYFAGELTHCGFTVTSGLAIGIDGICHRAALEAEGCTVAVLGSGLANVYPRRHRRLAEQIVDQGGAVISEHLVTDLPLADHFPRRNRIISGLSLGVLVVEASLRSGTLITARYALEQGREVFALPGALGNPMSEGTHWLIQQGAYLVTGPKDIAEQLGSGLNWLPLDENTTICASEAEVELPFADVLANVGDEVTPVDVVAERAGQPVPEVVIKLLDLELAGWIAAVPGGYVRIRRAGHVRRTHVLV from the coding sequence ATGCGGCCAGAAGAAATCAGCTTACGGATGCGCGGAGTGGCGGGGCTTGGCGCCGCATTGGCCAGCCGAATGATACGGCAATTAGCGGCGGCCGGCGGCCAGCCCCGCAGGCTGCTGCGCGAGCTGGGCCTGAATGACCGGCAGCGGGCGCAGTTTCTGCAGGCGGATCCCCAGTATCTGGCCGCTACGCTGCGTTGGCTGGAACAGACGGGCTGTCGGATGCTGAGCTATGGCGAGGCCGGCTATCCTGAACGGCTGAGCCATATCGACGATGCGCCGTTATGGTTATTGGTGCAGGGCAACCCCCAGGCGCTGCTGCAGCCGCAAATCGCCATGGTCGGCAGCCGCCGGTTCAGCCACTACGGCGAGCGCTGGGCCCGTTACTTCGCCGGCGAGCTGACGCACTGCGGCTTTACGGTCACCAGCGGGTTGGCCATCGGTATTGACGGTATTTGCCATCGCGCCGCCCTGGAGGCCGAAGGCTGCACGGTGGCGGTATTGGGCAGCGGGCTGGCCAACGTCTATCCGCGCCGGCATCGGCGGCTCGCCGAACAGATTGTCGATCAGGGCGGGGCGGTGATTTCCGAGCATTTGGTTACCGATTTGCCGCTGGCCGATCATTTTCCGCGCCGTAACCGCATTATCAGCGGGCTGAGCCTGGGCGTACTGGTGGTTGAGGCCTCGTTGCGCAGCGGCACCCTGATCACCGCCCGCTATGCCCTGGAGCAGGGGCGGGAGGTTTTCGCTTTGCCCGGTGCGCTGGGCAACCCGATGAGCGAAGGCACGCACTGGCTGATTCAGCAGGGGGCTTATCTGGTCACCGGCCCGAAAGACATCGCTGAACAGCTGGGAAGCGGTCTGAATTGGCTGCCACTGGACGAAAATACAACTATTTGTGCGTCTGAGGCCGAAGTTGAATTGCCATTTGCCGATGTGTTGGCTAACGTAGGAGATGAGGTGACACCTGTTGACGTCGTCGCTGAACGTGCCGGCCAACCTGTGCCAGAGGTGGTAATCAAGTTACTCGATCTGGAGTTAGCAGGGTGGATCGCAGCTGTACCCGGCGGCTATGTCCGTATAAGGAGGGCAGGCCATGTTCGACGTACTCATGTACTTGTTTGA
- the def gene encoding peptide deformylase — protein sequence MSVLQVLHFPDDRLRKVAAPVKEVNADIQRIVDDMFETMYAEEGIGLAATQVDIHQRIIVIDVSENRDQRLVLINPELLEKSGETGIEEGCLSIPEQRALVPRAANVKIRALDRDGKPFELEADDLLAICIQHEMDHLVGKLFVDYLSPLKRQRIRQKLEKMAKLNARA from the coding sequence ATGTCAGTCTTGCAGGTATTACATTTCCCAGACGACCGGCTGCGCAAAGTTGCTGCGCCGGTAAAAGAAGTCAATGCAGATATCCAGCGCATCGTGGATGATATGTTTGAAACCATGTACGCAGAGGAAGGCATTGGCCTGGCTGCGACTCAGGTGGACATCCATCAGCGCATTATCGTGATTGACGTTTCCGAGAACCGCGATCAGCGCCTGGTGCTGATCAACCCGGAGCTGCTGGAAAAAAGCGGCGAAACCGGCATCGAAGAAGGCTGCCTTTCCATTCCCGAACAGCGCGCTCTGGTTCCGCGCGCCGCCAACGTGAAGATCCGCGCGCTGGATCGCGACGGCAAACCTTTCGAGCTGGAAGCGGACGATCTGTTGGCGATCTGCATCCAGCACGAGATGGACCACCTGGTAGGCAAGCTGTTCGTCGATTACCTGTCGCCGCTCAAGCGTCAGCGTATCCGTCAGAAACTGGAAAAAATGGCCAAGCTTAACGCCCGCGCCTAA
- the fmt gene encoding methionyl-tRNA formyltransferase, which yields MSDSLRIIFAGTPDFAARHLDALLSSGHQIVGVFTQPDRPAGRGNKLTPSPVKLLAEQHQLPVFQPKSLRPEENQRLVADLNADVMVVVAYGLILPKAVLDMPRLGCINVHGSLLPRWRGAAPIQRSLWAGDGETGVTIMQMDVGLDTGDMMHKVACPIEADDTSASLYDKLAQLGPQGMLTTLRQMADGSAKREVQDESLVTYAEKLSKEEARLDWSLSAAQLERCIRAFNPWPVSYFVIDDQPVKVWQAKVLAVTTDAEPGTVVHADRQGIQVATADGVLNLTQLQPAGKKPMSAQDLLNSRREWFTPGNRL from the coding sequence GTGTCTGACTCTTTACGGATTATTTTCGCCGGAACGCCAGACTTCGCAGCGCGTCATCTTGACGCGCTGTTGTCATCCGGGCACCAGATTGTCGGCGTATTCACCCAGCCCGATCGGCCGGCCGGCCGCGGCAACAAGCTGACGCCAAGCCCGGTCAAACTATTGGCGGAGCAGCATCAACTGCCGGTATTTCAGCCCAAGTCATTGCGGCCGGAAGAGAACCAGCGGTTGGTTGCCGATCTTAACGCCGACGTGATGGTGGTGGTGGCCTACGGCCTGATCCTGCCGAAAGCGGTGTTGGACATGCCGCGCCTGGGCTGCATTAACGTGCACGGTTCTCTGCTGCCGCGCTGGCGCGGCGCGGCGCCGATCCAGCGTTCGCTTTGGGCCGGCGACGGTGAAACCGGCGTCACCATCATGCAGATGGATGTGGGGCTGGATACCGGCGACATGATGCACAAGGTCGCCTGCCCGATTGAAGCCGACGATACCAGCGCCAGCCTGTACGACAAACTGGCGCAGCTCGGCCCGCAGGGCATGTTGACCACGCTGCGGCAGATGGCGGACGGCAGCGCCAAGCGCGAAGTGCAGGATGAATCGCTGGTGACCTACGCCGAGAAGCTGAGCAAGGAAGAGGCGCGCCTGGACTGGAGCCTGTCCGCCGCCCAACTGGAGCGCTGCATTCGCGCCTTCAACCCCTGGCCGGTCAGCTACTTCGTCATCGACGATCAGCCGGTGAAGGTGTGGCAGGCCAAGGTGTTGGCGGTAACCACCGATGCCGAGCCGGGCACCGTGGTGCACGCCGACAGGCAGGGCATTCAGGTGGCGACCGCCGACGGCGTTCTTAACCTGACCCAGCTGCAGCCGGCGGGCAAAAAACCGATGTCGGCGCAGGATTTACTGAATTCACGTCGAGAATGGTTTACCCCGGGCAATCGGCTGTAA
- the rsmB gene encoding 16S rRNA (cytosine(967)-C(5))-methyltransferase RsmB, translating to MKNNYNLRSLAAKAIGQVLDQGQSLSTVLPALQNAISEKDRALLQELCFGTLRVLPQLEWCIQQLMAKPMTGKQRTLHYLLMVGLYQLLYTRIPPHAVLAETVEGAVALKRPQLKGLINGVLRQFQRQQEELLQRAANNDSRYLHPSWLLKRIQQAYPAQWEQLVDANNQKPPMWLRVNRLHHTREGYLQLMAQAGIAAEPHPEYIDALRLLAPCAVTSLPGFAEGWVTVQDASAQGCIPLLDPQDGEQILDLCAAPGGKTTHILEAAPKAHVMAVDIDEQRLARVNENLQRLRLHAEVRLGDGRTPQQWCGDKQFDRILLDAPCSATGVIRRHPDIKWLRRDRDIAELAALQAEILQAVWPHLKSGGVMVYATCSILPEENGEQIAAFLQSHADARLVEPARQNLPHPEDGDGFFYAKLIKM from the coding sequence ATGAAAAACAATTACAATCTCCGAAGCCTCGCTGCCAAAGCCATCGGCCAGGTGCTGGATCAGGGTCAGTCGCTCAGCACTGTCCTGCCGGCACTGCAAAACGCTATCAGCGAAAAGGATCGCGCGCTGCTGCAGGAGCTGTGCTTCGGCACCCTGCGCGTGCTGCCCCAGCTTGAGTGGTGCATTCAACAGCTGATGGCCAAGCCGATGACCGGCAAACAGCGCACCCTGCACTATTTGCTGATGGTCGGGCTGTACCAGCTGCTGTATACCCGTATTCCGCCGCACGCAGTGCTGGCGGAAACCGTAGAAGGCGCCGTCGCGCTGAAGCGGCCGCAGCTAAAAGGGCTGATCAATGGCGTATTGCGCCAATTCCAACGCCAGCAGGAAGAGCTGCTGCAGCGTGCCGCCAATAACGACAGCCGCTATCTGCACCCGAGCTGGCTGTTGAAACGCATTCAGCAAGCTTACCCTGCGCAGTGGGAACAGCTGGTCGACGCCAATAACCAAAAGCCGCCGATGTGGCTGCGCGTCAACCGTCTGCATCATACCCGCGAGGGCTACCTGCAGCTGATGGCCCAGGCCGGTATCGCCGCCGAACCGCACCCCGAGTATATTGACGCGCTGCGCCTGCTGGCGCCGTGCGCCGTAACCAGTCTGCCGGGCTTTGCCGAAGGTTGGGTTACCGTGCAGGATGCTTCGGCGCAGGGCTGTATCCCCCTGCTGGATCCGCAGGATGGCGAACAGATCCTCGATTTGTGCGCGGCGCCGGGGGGTAAAACCACCCATATTCTGGAAGCCGCGCCCAAGGCGCACGTGATGGCCGTCGATATCGACGAACAGCGATTGGCGCGGGTCAACGAAAACCTGCAGCGCCTGCGTCTGCATGCCGAAGTCAGACTGGGCGATGGCCGCACGCCGCAACAGTGGTGCGGCGATAAGCAGTTCGATCGCATTCTGCTGGACGCTCCCTGCTCTGCCACCGGCGTGATCCGCCGCCACCCCGACATCAAGTGGCTGCGCCGCGATCGCGACATCGCCGAACTGGCCGCCCTGCAGGCGGAAATTCTGCAGGCGGTGTGGCCGCATCTGAAATCCGGCGGCGTGATGGTTTATGCGACCTGTTCCATACTGCCTGAAGAGAACGGCGAGCAGATTGCCGCCTTCCTGCAAAGCCATGCCGATGCCAGGCTGGTTGAGCCGGCCCGGCAGAACCTTCCTCATCCTGAGGATGGCGATGGCTTCTTTTACGCTAAGCTGATTAAAATGTAA